In Anoplopoma fimbria isolate UVic2021 breed Golden Eagle Sablefish chromosome 15, Afim_UVic_2022, whole genome shotgun sequence, the genomic window AAAATGTCTCTAAAAGACACAGttacattctctctctctctctctctctctctctctctctctctctctgtctctctctctctctctctctctctgtctctctctctctctctctctctctctctctctctctctctctctctctctctctctctctctctctctctctctctctctctctctctctctctctctctctctctctctctctctctatgtctctctctctctctctctctctctctctctatgtctctctctctctctctctctctctctctctctctctctctctctctctctctctctctctctctctctctctctctctctcctctctctctctctctctctctctctctctctctctctctctgtctctctctctctctctctctctctctctctctctctctctctctctctgtctctctctctctctctctctctctctctctctctctctctctgtctctgtctctctctctgtctctgtctgtctctctctctctctctctctctctctctctctctctctaaccccTTTGACACCAGACTCTGAGAATCGGTGGAGGGGAAAATGAGGCTTTGGAGCTGAAGAATTTACAGTTAGTCGCGAAACTTTTACAAGTATTTGAGTTGCTCACTCCACTTTCTGAAACCCTATAGTCACATTTCACTGCGGGGGTCAAAAGGAGTTCATAGTCAGATGACTGAGGTAATGCTCTCTAAGAGGAAGAGTTATTACAAACAAATCAGAGAAAAAATCATCTAAAAACATGTCCGCAAGAAGagggaaatgaaatgtgtttggtGAGATGATCACAGGATTAACAGTATTAGTCTCCATAGCTGAAACAACAAATACTTTAATTTAGTGCATAAAGTGataatttaagttatttatgcATCAGCAGCTGCGTTTCTTCTCATCTTCAAactgctgcaaaaaaataaaataaaataagaaatagacCGGCTGCATGGTTCCTCTCCAGCAGTCAGTATATGATGCAGTCTTATACATTAGCTGCTCATTTACATAATCTCACACTGAAGAGGCCAAAGAAGAACAAAGTTACAAACCAGATTAGGGTCGTTTTATGTGTCCCAAGTGTTTCTCCAGGAGTGTTTAAGGTCACTAAGAGGATTTGAAGCTCGGTTCATATCGGTGATCTTTTTGAGGGAATTAAACCAACAATGCCTTTCTCTCCATATTTAGCAACAggcttgtgagtgtgtgtggacagaGGAGGGGAAGCTTCGGACCTGGTGCACCTTCAGGATGTGACATGAGGTGGATCTTTAGTGGATCTTTAGCCTGTGATTGTCCCAGTAGTGTTTTCCTTGAAATGgatcctctcccctcctcttaaTGAATCCAAACGCAGCTGGCCATGTCCCACACGGACACCGAGAGCTTTAACCCTAAACTGACCTCAATCTGACACCACCAGATGAAACTGTACCGCCTGTTAATGCCATCCACTGATTCTTTATCCTCGGGTAAGAGCTGTGTGTGCACCTGAAAAACAGCCACAGCATGAAAGCCACTtgtaagaaatgtaaaactCCTTTAAAAAGCTGTAATTGTGTGTGCTGGGAGTCCTCCTGGAATAATCCGGCTTGTAAACGCGGTCAGGTTGTAAGCAGGGGGAGTTTAAATTGGCACAGGTCTTGTTTATGaggaaaattaattttaattaccTATTGAGTGAatgatgattaaaataaaattagaaaatTAAACACCGACTTGTGTAATGTGGAATCAAAAGCTGTGATTAAGCGAAATTAACcctaaatgtttgttaatgacGCCGCCGTGTGTTTATGGCTTCTGTTAATTACTCAAATAAATTCACAAAAGAAGGAGTTCCGAGTCGTTGCTGTAAGTTTTACAGTGAAGGACGTGTTTGTGCGTCGGACACGCATAATTACCCCGATGTGCTCACACGCTGGTCGGGTGTTTGCCTCCCTCTCCTCGGGGGGAAATCACATATTCCCACAATAAATGCGCAAAAATGCGGTAAAGACCTGGAAGTATGTGCATTTAAAAGAAATCGCTCCAGCGTTTTTGGGATTATAGGACATTCTATTAAGATTAAACATACATGTGagaataaatctatttttttaaataatagtcaAACCTTAAAACTTCCCCTCACTGCGCCGTGGAAGGACACAACAAAGCAGTATAATGATGCAGGATAATATATAAGGTTTGTGCTACTTACCAAAGGTTGTCCAAAGAAggaagttggaaaaaaagtgcACAAATCAATGTGAACGATAGTATTTAGCTTATGGAGACATGAGTCTTCCATAGTTGTGTTTACAGGAGAGACTGAGGCTCTGTGCAGCTCTGCACGATGAAATGTCCACACAGCCGTTTGTCAAACCTGCAGTCCTCCACTTCCCACCCCCTGTAAGCCAACAAACACAACTGTTGTCACGCTTTCATTTATTGAATCGTTttctctttaaacacacacaaaaaaagccttACTATTTCTGCAATCGACCCTCAAAAACCCACTCTGGTATTTAGTTTGTTGGAGAGTTTATTGACCCTTCCGACGGCGTGTGTCCACCTTCATCCTAACCTGTGAATAATTAATTCCCACcatcacaaaaatgtcataaatggAGCCTTTATGTGAGAAGCTATCAATACGGCCATGATGCAGTATTAGCATTGATGGAgctcaatattaatattatagatGGCCTGCTTCTGTTTGTGCGTAAAAGGCTCCAAAAAGGCTCCAGTGcgtcgctcctcctcctccaacctTCAGTCTCTCATGATGGATGATCTCAGGGAGCTTTGATAATTGACTACTCTGAGGTAAGACACGGACTTCCATCAAGAGAGCGGATTGGACGAAAGAAACATACAAAATTACTTTCTCCAcaaagcttttttgtttttttctccccttttggAAAAGTTCATTCTTGTCTTAGAGGGGTGCTGCGTGTGGTTTAATTTCCACCATAATTAGCTGTAAAATTATAAAGTATCAGGCAAACAATTGTATAATCACCAAACAGATAACAAGTAATGAACCCAGCATTCATAGGATGTCCTTTATAACATGTATGTATCACTGAGGATGCATGGACACAAGCTCCAAATCTTTATCTTTCTCATTTATCGTGCGTAAAAGTGTGCGTAAATGTGCTATAAACCAAACTTCTCCATTCTCACTCATGAGTCATGTGGTTAGAATCcagtcagtgttgtgttttgtttaactCTGAGAATCTGCAGCAGAAGTGTCCGTGCCTGTaaaccttcttcttctcttttttcttttggtttctcTTCAGGACTCTTGGACAGAGTTGGAGCTTCTTTGGCTTTTTCTACCCCCAGTGTGGAGTTGAATGCGTCCCTGCGCCTTCCATATACTCTGCATATCACAAGATTtggtctctcctctctctgttctgctgGAGGACTGGCTATGGCCACCACTACTTCCGGGATCCGTCATTTCATTCGTCCTCCGCTCAGCGAGCTGACTGTGTTTCTATAAGCAGCCAGCAGCCAACCTGCCAACACTCGCTGACACTCACTCATCCAGGCTCAGATAGACCAAATACCTACAGGGGAAAGCAAGGACAGATCTGAATCGCAGTCTCTTAATTTCTACTGCTTTTTcccttcttcttgttctttttttttttttttttaacagtgataATAAAACAAGATAGCGATCTGGAGGCTTTAAAGGAGACGCGGACTTGCGGGATGAAAACGGACTAAAAAAAGATTCGTCCTTCTCTTGAACATCATCACCGACCGTCATTCATTCATTACCTTGACAACCTCTggctttgattgacagctggagTGGCAAAAAGCCATGAGACACGACAGTTTAGTTACATGCAGGTTGTTGATGGGCCGATTGTAACCTTCACTTTGGCGCATTTTTCCCAGTTTTTCCCCGAGGAAAGagggaaaacaagaaaaattgCAAAACTCCCTGATGCTCCGATACCTGCTGAAGCACACTGGCGAATAGGAGAAGTCGCAAAGTTGGTTGGAAAAAGGAATCTTGCCTCTAAATCACTTTCTAAACGGGACTTGGGATATTAAATATACGACAGATTCAGGAGTTTATTGGAGCGCAGCCTGATGGCACAAAGGGTAAGTTTACATCTACACTACCTGTTCACAGCCACACAGGGAGGCAGTCTATCGATAACCTCTCTCTCAGTATTCCTATCAAAGCTGCTgtatttcacattgttttccGCAGCTGCTCTTGTGACAGCCTCTCACAGCCTCACGACTCAGTTTCACAGGAGACTCCAAACTAATTCGCTCTTTTCACCCAGCAAACCCTCTCTTTCGGGAGCACAAATCTAATGTTTTTGGTAATGACAAACCATTTATCAGATAGCCtataacataaaaacactttttttttcctcccctgcTGCAGCTTATTAGATCTCTGCGTGAATCCAAACTGAGCAtgcttcttttttcctcctttttttgtacttttcacaTCTGACTTCTGCTCTGCTTCTATTCCCAGTACGATGAGCTGGCCCACTACGGTGGGATGGACGGGGTCTCTGCGTCCATGTACGGGGACCCCCACGCTCCCCGGCCGCTGCCCCAGGTCCACCACCTGAACCACGGGCCGCCGCTGCACGCCAGCCAGCACTACGGAGCCCACGGCCACCCCAACGCCATGCCCAGCAGCATGGGCTCTGCTGTCAACGACGTGCTGAAGAGGGATAAAGATCAGATTTATGGGTAAGGTTTTGCATGAATCAAACATgcgtgcaattttttttttttttctattagggagttttgttgcagtttctctctaaattcaaaaaaaagtgttttgtgttttgtccaCCGCAATTTTGGAGCTCCATTGTTGGTCAGGGGAGTTTGTCGGtgtgtaattatatatatatatattacattgtaGGAGTAAGCCTTGAAATACAAGCTATAAAATAATATGGAAGCTCTCTGTGAACAGTCACAGCTCTAAAGTCACGCACTGCATAgacatataatataaaaaaagctaTTTCTCAATAAAAACTTAACTTTAATATTACTGCCCAGTATTTGCTAATCCTTAAAATAGTATTGACTCATTTAAACGTTGTCTTTGCTGCAGAAAAAACTCCACAAAtgttttcaacacacacacacacacacacacacacacgtctttataattattatctcATCCCATTATTCTCAATGAATTAAAGAACACGTATTTAGACGTTTATACTGATGAATCCAAAACTTACAACAAAAACTAATGTTTCCAGACGCTGCTCATTAAACACACCGACTCATAAAGTGTTATAATCCAGTGTATCATTATAATCTGTGTGTAGATTAAATCCCCTTCATCTCTTCTACTCACGGAATAGTTTAccttcatgtttttatatactgACAACAATCTAAATCACGTAAATTCAGAAACTGAAGGCAGTTAATGAAGCTAAACGTTTGTTCTGGAAATGGCATTTTGTTCTAAAATTACAAATTAACTTTggagatttatatttttttgtttgtctctcgATGTTAATAGAAGAGTTACTTATTCTTATGAGCCATAGTTGTAATAGTAAAGCTTCAGTGCGTCTGTAGGGAACTCTGcagaattattatttcatttcatgtttttgtgcagaCTTTATAATTCCTTTAAAACACTAACTGCTAAATAGTGTTaatcttcttttgttttttgttgagttttgttGACTTCTCAGCCGTTTCTACTTTGCACTGCAAAAAATATCAACTAGTCTGAACATGTCgattaataaataacacattgaGTCTTAAAATCCTtacatttcccccaaaaagaAGAGTAAAATATCCCAGATGCTTGTTTAACAATGCGTCCGAATCAAACAGCTTCTGAATAGAATCTTGATTcaggttttattgtttcagctgttGACAGTTCTATTTAAAAACGCGTCTAGAAACTATGGTGGAAAAGTAAAAGCTGTGTTCactttatcaatatatatatatatatatatacatacatagagAGACATTTAGCCGACAGATACTTGGTTGTCGGTCTTTGCAGTGCTCTGTGGAGCCGGTGTGCTGTTCTCAGGCTGTGTTTCCACTCTTGCAGTCACCCATTATTCCCACTGCTCGCACTGGTTTTTGAGAAGTGCGAGTTGGCGACGTGCACTCCGAGGGAGCCCGGCGTGGCAGGAGGAGACGTCTGCTCCTCAGACTCCTTCAACGAGGACATCGCAGTCTTTGCCAAACaggtcaatttaaaaaaaatattaaaaaataaatattgttggATGACGTCATagcttcttatttattttattgtttttttatttatttattttgcaataaaagTTTCCCATGATGTGAGTAGCCCAGTGTTCCACTTAACACaaagtcattattaaaaaaaaatgtttgtattatcaGGTTACATTTCTTGATAGAAATAGACACATTCTGCAGAATTCATGCCGAACTaactttgacatttgttttattttaggtcCGAGCAGAAAAAcctttattttcatcaaatcCAGAGTTGGACAATTTGGTAAGCGAACCCTTTAGAACCTCTTTAGAACCTCTTTAGTCTCCAGTGGTTGCGGTTCTACTCTGCCCTGTTGGGATCCTCCACACTGAACATATGATTTAAACAGTTTTgaagtgactgtgtgtgaccACTGTTCAGTCTGCACCATCTAACTGACCTGCTGACCAGTGTGCGATGGCCAGAAATGTGTTAAAACAATATGTGACTGCAGTGCACATTAGCATTAAATACTGTGCATGTGTAAAAATATGAAACCTGTAAATTATGtcatataaaatgtgtttattttccccAGATGATACAAGCCATACAAGTATTACGATTTCACCTCTTGGAATTAGAAAAggtaaatattatattgttttatatttctgtggCAAAAGCATGCTGTTTAAATGcaactgatatatatatatatttttaaagtgctgTAGTTATTagcagatatttaaaaataaaccgGCATGAATTGGGAGAAAgttattgggtttttttattttttattttcataaaatatgcTATTATATTTAGCCAGCTGTTGTGTGACCATTGATAAAATATCACATTGTTATCGATCCTTAGATTGAGTTTCAGCTGCTCATTATCTCCATTATAACTGTTTATAACTGTTTATAACTGTTTATAACTGTTTATAACTGTTTATAACTGTTTATAACTTGTTGCTCGGGTCTCAGGAGAATAATAAGCACTGAAACAATTCCACTATTGTTTCCTCGACGCCGATACTGCCTCTTAATTGGAGTTATTCTTGGACTGGCTGAAGCGTTTCCCcatcctggaaaaaaaataaaaaggtgctattttcctattttatttctctttctagGTGCACGAGCTCTGCGACAATTTTTGCCACCGATACATCAGCTGTTTGAAAGGGAAAATGCCAATAGACCTAGTTATTGACGAACGGGATGGAAGCTCAAAGTCAGACCACGAAGAGCTGTCGGGGTCCTCGACCAACCTCGCAGACCACGTGAGTAACAGAATAATAACATTCtcaatatgtttcttttttgtttgttttttgaacaCACATGCTGATGAATAATCTGCAGTTTTTGGTGTGATCTGGTGTGTTTGCTGTGTCTCATAATGTCACTGTGCCATCAGTGTTCTGCAGAAACCTGCCGATCGATGTTCTGAGGTCAAAAGCTAGATGTGATACAATAGACTGAGTTATTGTTTTAGTCTTTTGATTAGAGGCAGTCATGTGTGcataatgcatgtgtgtgtgtgtgtgtgtgtgtgtgtgtgtgtgtgtgtgtgtgcaaatcgCTGCCGTTTATTAtagagttggaaaaaaaaagaaaagcaattatCTGTTCCGCAGGTTTAATGTTAAAGCAGGGTATCAGCGGTAAGCTGTAGCTTTAGgccaatatttaaaaagaaaaggctgtGTATGTGGGGCTGTGGGAGCTGGATGTGGAGCCTTTTCTTTGTGGAGCCTATTGAACTAGATCTCACAGCTGAAGCTTACCATCAATGTCAAGTTCACCAGGCACCTGATGGTTGTTTGAGGCCTTCAGTGCTGttgattaatgtgtttaattgttTCTATTGATTGCCGTGCGGTTTTGCTCTGCAGTGGCTTTTCTCCTCTTTATTGCTAGAGGCTCCATAATGCAGAATTCAATTATATGCACCTGAAGTACAGTACAGCTTTACATTCTGCAGATCGATTGGTTTAAATCGTGCATTTTCGGTGTAATAATCACAGCTCTCTGCAATATGGATTAAGTTGACGATATGTTATTGAGTTAATATCTGTGAATGAATgtgataaagagagagagagagagagaatgagcaGGCTATTGCAAGTAAGTGACTAGTTAATATCTGTGCAGCACAGGGACAAGCCTATTAGGAATTAAAGCAGGTTTAAGTGTTATGCAAAGTCTCTGCATCTGTCGGCTCTGGCTGCAGGCCCGTCGCGTTTACGCGGCCACGCGGCGCGGCCACGCAGCGCGCTCCCGCCGCTCCAGGTGAATTAAAACGCAATTAGACCTGAGATGCCGATGTTGGTTTGAGAAACGGTCAAAACGGCAATATTGTGGTCCTCCAAACACAAGTGTAGAAATGAGGCATGCTGTTGTTTATATTGTGGAGATTAGATAAACTAGCCTGTTTAGTTTCATGGCAGATGGTTGATACTCAAGCCAATTTCCAATGGTGCCTCCAGTGCTCAGGCACCAGCTTTGTCATCAGTCCACTTGTGAGAAATATTTAGATAATTAGAAAATTAGATATGCCAATAAAGCAAATCAGGAGCAGCAATAAACAAAGAAGGTTGCATGACAAGCCATTTATCTTGGAGCCATTTGGACTGACCACCTCATTAGGTATTTAACTTTTGAGGGATTTATTTAACTTCTGTGGCACCGCTGAACTTTTTATTATACCGCTGGGCCGAAGTAGAAAAAAGCagaggagttttgtttttttttcttcttgtttgctTTTAGAGCTCTGTCTGAGCTTAGAGTTATTTTAATCATGGCTGAGTACATGTTAAGGAAACATATACACTCTCCAGCTAATagttattttttcatgaacaagAATACATAGTTATTTTTTATGCATGTAGCCATGAGGCTATAGTGGAAATATTTGCTGTTGAGGTGAAAATGTGCACAGTGCAGTCCTGATCCGAAAGCCTTGTGCTAAATAGTTAACTTCCTCAACAGTAATTTCCATATCTAATTGAGATGGGTCCAGCTTTTTCATgcctgaaatgtgttttgaatattgtaaacaatgcacaaaaaatgcatttggcTGCAAAACTGTGCTGCTGGATGGAAAGCAATGTCTGTcctgatttatttcttttatttattcatttttat contains:
- the meis2a gene encoding homeobox protein Meis2a isoform X2, yielding MAQRYDELAHYGGMDGVSASMYGDPHAPRPLPQVHHLNHGPPLHASQHYGAHGHPNAMPSSMGSAVNDVLKRDKDQIYGHPLFPLLALVFEKCELATCTPREPGVAGGDVCSSDSFNEDIAVFAKQVRAEKPLFSSNPELDNLMIQAIQVLRFHLLELEKVHELCDNFCHRYISCLKGKMPIDLVIDERDGSSKSDHEELSGSSTNLADHNPASWRDHDDATSTHSAGTPGPSSGGHASQSGDNSSEQDGLDNSVASPGTGDDDDPDKDKKRQKKRGIFPKVATNIMRAWLFQHLTHPYPSEEQKKQLAQDTGLTILQVNNWFINARRRIVQPMIDQSNRAGFLLDPSVSQGAAYSPEGQPMGSFVLDGQQHMGIRPAGPMSGMGMNMGMDGQWHYM
- the meis2a gene encoding homeobox protein Meis2a isoform X1 yields the protein MAQRYDELAHYGGMDGVSASMYGDPHAPRPLPQVHHLNHGPPLHASQHYGAHGHPNAMPSSMGSAVNDVLKRDKDQIYGHPLFPLLALVFEKCELATCTPREPGVAGGDVCSSDSFNEDIAVFAKQVRAEKPLFSSNPELDNLMIQAIQVLRFHLLELEKVHELCDNFCHRYISCLKGKMPIDLVIDERDGSSKSDHEELSGSSTNLADHNPASWRDHDDATSTHSAGTPGPSSGGHASQSGDNSSEQGDGLDNSVASPGTGDDDDPDKDKKRQKKRGIFPKVATNIMRAWLFQHLTHPYPSEEQKKQLAQDTGLTILQVNNWFINARRRIVQPMIDQSNRAGFLLDPSVSQGAAYSPEGQPMGSFVLDGQQHMGIRPAGPMSGMGMNMGMDGQWHYM
- the meis2a gene encoding homeobox protein Meis2a isoform X3, which encodes MAQRYDELAHYGGMDGVSASMYGDPHAPRPLPQVHHLNHGPPLHASQHYGAHGHPNAMPSSMGSAVNDVLKRDKDQIYGHPLFPLLALVFEKCELATCTPREPGVAGGDVCSSDSFNEDIAVFAKQVRAEKPLFSSNPELDNLMIQAIQVLRFHLLELEKVHELCDNFCHRYISCLKGKMPIDLVIDERDGSSKSDHEELSGSSTNLADHNPASWRDHDDATSTHSAGTPGPSSGGHASQSGDNSSEQGDGLDNSVASPGTGDDDDPDKDKKRQKKRGIFPKVATNIMRAWLFQHLTHPYPSEEQKKQLAQDTGLTILQVNNWFINARRRIVQPMIDQSNRAVSQGAAYSPEGQPMGSFVLDGQQHMGIRPAGPMSGMGMNMGMDGQWHYM